A single region of the Lotus japonicus ecotype B-129 chromosome 4, LjGifu_v1.2 genome encodes:
- the LOC130713259 gene encoding uncharacterized protein LOC130713259 produces MGGATAEPPKKRVDLFAEGLMRVEFVNDNPALPRIRLHESVVESMCSPWKEALVICLLGKKLGYRTMKNKLEQIWQLTGAFDMIDVGNGFYMVKFDMKTDRDKVIGGGPWMIFDHYLAVSTWSPEFISPEARVTRTLAWIRIPGLNVVFYDESFLMSVAKVIGTPIRVDMHTLRGDRGRFARICVELDLTKPVIGKIGIEDS; encoded by the coding sequence ATGGGAGGAGCCACAGCGGAGCCGCCGAAGAAGCGGGTGGATCTATTCGCTGAAGGACTGATGAGGGTGGAGTTCGTTAACGACAACCCTGCTCTACCTCGCATCCGTTTACACGAATCGGTGGTTGAAAGCATGTGCTCTCCGTGGAAAGAGGCTCTCGTGATATGTCTGTTGGGGAAGAAACTGGGCTACCGCACCATGAAAAACAAGCTGGAGCAGATTTGGCAACTCACAGGAGCTTTTGACATGATTGATGTGGGTAATGGATTCTACATGGTTAAATTTGACATGAAGACAGACAGGGATAAAGTGATCGGTGGAGGACCGTGGATGATTTTCGACCACTACCTTGCGGTTTCAACATGGAGCCCGGAGTTCATCTCTCCAGAGGCTAGGGTGACCAGAACCCTGGCTTGGATCAGGATCCCGGGGTTAAATGTTGTATTCTACGATGAAAGTTTCTTGATGTCTGTTGCGAAAGTCATAGGCACCCCAATCAGGGTGGATATGCATACGCTCCGGGGAGATAGAGGTCGCTTTGCAAGAATTTGTGTGGAGTTAGATCTCACAAAACCGGTTATTGGAAAAATTGGAATTGAAGACTCCTAG